A window from Primulina huaijiensis isolate GDHJ02 chromosome 11, ASM1229523v2, whole genome shotgun sequence encodes these proteins:
- the LOC140987473 gene encoding UDP-glycosyltransferase 82A1 codes for MTVMPKKKKVILIPYPAQGHVNPMIKLASLLSSMGFNPIIITPEFIYRRVSHRINDGIVFMSIPDGLREGTPRDFFSIEMAMEKNMASPLEELVRMMIMDGGEDDDAGGIGFFVVDLLASWAIDVGRRCRVAVAGFWPAMHATYRLVAAIPDLIHAGVISADGIPENENAPICLSPNAPTISTSDLPWLIGSATSRSSRFKFWTRTLDRSNTLPWILTNTFPNESQSKTTQQATSFDNFNTSQVLEIGSLIMQSSAMASFWEEDMSCLRWLNEQDKGSVVYVSFGSWVTPIGEAKIRRLALALESCGRPFLWVLGSEWREGLSEGYVERIHMRGRIMSWAPQVEVLRHNAVGCYVTHCGWNSTMESVQCMKPLLCYPIAGDQFLNCAYIVNVWRIGVKLEGFGREEIENVISIVLEDEQMRWRIERLNDKLFGKEEISKARAKLMAFIQDI; via the exons ATGACTGTAATGCCCAAGAAGAAGAAGGTAATCTTAATCCCATATCCAGCACAAGGTCATGTCAATCCCATGATAAAACTGGCTTCCCTCCTCTCAAGCATGGGATTCAATCCCATAATCATCACCCCGGAATTCATCTACCGCCGAGTTTCTCACCGAATCAACGACGGGATTGTTTTCATGTCCATTCCCGACGGACTCCGCGAAGGCACTCCTCGGGATTTCTTCTCCATCGAAATGGCTATGGAGAAGAACATGGCGTCGCCACTCGAAGAACTTGTTCGTATGATGATCATGGACGGTGGTGAAGACGATGATGCCGGTGGGATTGGGTTCTTCGTGGTGGACTTGTTGGCGTCGTGGGCGATCGACGTGGGCCGGCGGTGCCGCGTGGCGGTGGCGGGGTTCTGGCCGGCCATGCACGCCACTTATCGCCTGGTCGCCGCCATTCCTGACTTGATCCATGCGGGTGTCATATCTGCAGACG GTattccagaaaatgaaaatgcTCCAATATGCTTGTCTCCAAATGCTCCCACCATAAGCACAAGTGATCTTCCCTGGCTAATTGGCTCTGCAACATCAAGAAGCTCAAGGTTCAAATTTTGGACACGGACCCTAGACCGATCCAACACCCTCCCATGGATCCTCACAAACACTTTCCCCAATGAATCACAATCTAAGACGACTCAACAGGCCACCTCTTTCGATAACTTTAACACCTCACAAGTGCTCGAAATCGGCTCTCTAATCATGCAATCATCAGCAATGGCGAGTTTTTGGGAAGAGGACATGAGCTGCTTACGATGGCTCAACGAGCAAGACAAGGGCTCGGTTGTTTACGTCTCGTTTGGAAGTTGGGTCACCCCCATCGGAGAGGCAAAGATAAGGAGGTTGGCCTTGGCGCTCGAGTCATGCGGACGACCTTTTCTTTGGGTGTTGGGGTCCGAGTGGCGAGAGGGGTTGTCCGAAGGGTACGTGGAGAGGATACACATGAGAGGGAGGATCATGTCATGGGCACCGCAAGTTGAGGTGCTGCGACACAATGCCGTGGGGTGTTATGTGACGCATTGCGGTTGGAATTCGACTATGGAATCCGTGCAATGCATGAAACCCCTCTTGTGCTATCCTATTGCAGGTGACCAATTCTTGAACTGTGCGTACATTGTGAATGTGTGGAGAATTGGAGTCAAATTAGAAGGGTTCGGAAGAGAAGAAATCGAAAATGTGATAAGTATTGTTTTAGAGGACGAGCAAATGAGATGGAGAATTGAGAGATTGAATGATAAATTGTTTGGGAAGGAAGAGATCTCTAAAGCCAGGGCTAAGCTAATGGCATTTATTCAAGATATATAG